The Deltaproteobacteria bacterium genome segment CAAGGCGAGATACCTCGGCGGTATGGCCCAGTGGGCGAGATCAGTGTGGAGCGGAAACGGGTCAAAGCCGAACATGCCGCTGTATTGATTCGCGATCTCCGGTGAGCGGGGACGCGGCCGGATTAGTTGCACATTCCGAATTGGGCTGTGCGGAAGAGTGGCTTCAATATCCTCGACTGTGCCCAACGCGCGGCCAATCTCGAGAGTCGTTGCAGCTGGCTCCAATTCGGAGACGAACCCAAATCCGCGGGCGCGCACTTCGCGAATAAGCTCCAAAATTATCGATGGTACGGACGGGCTGCTCACGCGAGTGCGGTGGAAAGACCGGTTCTGTTCGGGTTTGCCCGGGCGATACCTGGTGGGCCGTCGAGGCGCGATGAACTCACGGAGAGCCCGCGTTCGGCGAATCCGCAACAGGCCTCACTTCGATTCCAATGAAAAGCAGCTGATTCTGAGTCTGATCCGCCACAGGAACTTGCCAAATCTTCCCCGCGTTCAAGGCGGCAACCAGGTCGTCGTAGCCAATCTCCGCTCGTCCGATGTCGTCGCTCTTGGTGAGGTCCTTGTCGAACATCTGGACCCGGAATCGAGTGCCCTTCTCAAGAGGCACTTTCACTTCGTGGGGCGGAAACTCGGGAGCGAAATTGTCCTTCGCCGGCTTCTTCTCGGAGAGCAGGCCGAATTTCAGGTCCGACTTCCAGTCGTCGCCGACTGCAACTTCGACGATGCCGTACGGATCAGGCTTGTCCTCCTTCGCGAGCACCCCGGTGCTTACACTGGCGAGGATGGTTGTCGCAGCTCCCGCCGGGTTGAGCCCGCTCGCGGCAGCGGCCAGGGCTGCCATCTTGCTGGGCAGAAGCTTGGCAATCTTGTCCTGCGCGCCTGCATCGCACTTGCCCATACCGTCCCACTTCGTGCCATCGACCTTGCATGGCCCGACAAGCGCGCTCAGGATTTCGACGCGGACGAACTTCGGAAGTGGAGCGGAATCAGGCGCAGCTGAAGGCTTGGCTGGCTTCGGGTCGTCTCCAAACGCGGGGTGACCGGCCCCACAGACCAACGCCACAACGATGCAACAGACCAAGAAACGCAAGGCGCCTCCCCCGAGCACTGACCGCGAGGTGTGCGGCCAGCGAGTTCGCGAAGAGGATTGCATTGCTAGGATTTCCGCATCAACCGAAATCACGCTAGTTAGGTGTATCGGTCCGTGAAGCACGTGGAGTGAAAAGATGGCGATCAAGCTCTACACGGCTACGCAGCTGCAGACCCGACTTGAGCAATTGATCGACGGGGCCACGAGGCAAGTGGTCCTCGTCAGCCCATACCTGACGCTTATCGGCGATGTGGATCATGTCGGGCGCGCGGTGCATCGCGCCTTGAAAAAGGGGCGACAGGTTGAGGTCTTCTTCCGCCTCGACGACGGGAGGCTTCCCGAGGAGCATGAAAAGCAAAAGCAGAAGACCTACGCACGACTCAGGAGTCTCATGGCCGAAGGACTCAAAGTCTTCACGGTGGCGGGCCTACACGCCAAGCTCTACGTGGCGGACAACGCCGCGATCATCACGTCCATGAATCTGCTCCACAGCTCGATGTCTAACATCGAGTTCGGCCTCCATGTCCAAGCACCTGACGAAGTAGCCGAGGCTCAGCGGTTCTTCCGAGAAGAGATCCGAAGTCTCGCCAAGCCGCTGGCCTTCGAGGCGGCTGAGTCGCCTCCTGCGATTACCTCACACCCCACGGGACCTGCGAAGGCTCGCCGTGAGCGTCACCCGACGAAGGGCGGCGAGCGTGACGACGGCTTCTGCATTCACTGTGGCGACCGCATCAAGCTCAACCCTGATCGGCCTCTGTGCCCGAGCGATTTTCGTGAATGGTCTGCGCGGGTGGATGATCCGAACTACCGCGAGGAGTTCTGCCATGAATGCGGAGCGACCGCCCGGACCTCGATGAGAAAGCCTCTGTGCAGGGACTGCTTCGAAGCGTCCCGAGATGCTGGCTAGCGTTGGACCCAATGGGGCTCCCATGAAACCGCTCGGAAAGTTGGCGCGCGTACAGCCGCGTTCTGTGTGGCCGCACGAAGCAGCAGACTTCACGCCATGGCTCGCGGAGAACCTCGCCGCCCTTGGTGAGACACTTGGGTTGGATCTCGAGCTTGTCGAGCGAGAGTCGGGAGTAGGTGACTTCTCGGCGGACATCATCGCTCAAGAGAGCGGCACAGACCGTGTCGTTGTGATCGAGAACCAGCTCGAGGCCACGGACCACTCGCACCTTGGCCAGTTGCTGACGTATGCAGCGGGCAAGAAGGCTCGCGCGGTCGTTTGGATTTCGCCCGAGCCCCGAGAGGAGCACCGCGAGGTCATCGACTGGCTAAACGAGGGCAGCCTCGGCGCCGAGTTTTATTTGGTCGCGCTGGAGGTGCTCCAGATCGACTCCTCCAAACCAGCGGTCAACTTCCGCCTCGTAGCCTTTCCAAACGATTGGGTCCGCGAACAGCGCGGGGATGCCCAGCCGTCTGAACGAATGGAGGCCTACCGCGACTTCTACCAGCCGCTGCTAGACGAGCTTCGCCA includes the following:
- a CDS encoding DUF4268 domain-containing protein, whose translation is MKPLGKLARVQPRSVWPHEAADFTPWLAENLAALGETLGLDLELVERESGVGDFSADIIAQESGTDRVVVIENQLEATDHSHLGQLLTYAAGKKARAVVWISPEPREEHREVIDWLNEGSLGAEFYLVALEVLQIDSSKPAVNFRLVAFPNDWVREQRGDAQPSERMEAYRDFYQPLLDELRQRGFTNARAAQAQSWYAFSAGTSGFAYSAAFTAKGQLRAELYLGAPDRDLNKATFDRLAANRAALDAAFGASLTWDRLETKKACRVAILRDASIEDAPEALAAHRAWLIEKLLKLKQVFGPHLNPEPAEPGAAQGVG
- a CDS encoding phospholipase D family protein; this translates as MAIKLYTATQLQTRLEQLIDGATRQVVLVSPYLTLIGDVDHVGRAVHRALKKGRQVEVFFRLDDGRLPEEHEKQKQKTYARLRSLMAEGLKVFTVAGLHAKLYVADNAAIITSMNLLHSSMSNIEFGLHVQAPDEVAEAQRFFREEIRSLAKPLAFEAAESPPAITSHPTGPAKARRERHPTKGGERDDGFCIHCGDRIKLNPDRPLCPSDFREWSARVDDPNYREEFCHECGATARTSMRKPLCRDCFEASRDAG